One segment of Panicum virgatum strain AP13 chromosome 3K, P.virgatum_v5, whole genome shotgun sequence DNA contains the following:
- the LOC120699350 gene encoding 2-oxoglutarate-Fe(II) type oxidoreductase hxnY-like translates to MAAGRRLDLPVVDLASPDPRTAAKSIRQACMEYGFFYVVNHGIERALLEQVFANSRKFFKQTMGEKMALRKNSSYRGYTWPYSEKVDDSPEGDSKETFYIGPIMDDEKLENDINQWPSKELFPSWKKTMQSYHADALATGKRILSLIALSLDLDAEFFHKNGAFEPPSAFIRLLHYAGDVNCPDNKEIIGAAAHTDYGMLTLLATDGTPGLQICREKDRHPQIWEDIHHIDGSLIVNIGDLLERWTNCVFRSTLHRVVPVGKERYSVAFFIDPSPNLVVKCMESCCSEAYPSRFAPIKSGDYIEEKLSSVYKLATS, encoded by the exons atggccgccggccgccgcctggaCCTCCCCGTGGTGGACCTCGCGTCCCCCGACCCTCGCACCGCGGCCAAGTCCATTCGCCAG GCGTGCATGGAGTACGGCTTCTTCTACGTGGTCAACCACGGGATCGAGCGCGCCCTGCTGGAGCAGGTGTTCGCCAACAGCCGGAAGTTCTTCAAGCAGACCATGGGGGAGAAGATGGCGCTGCGGAAGAACAGCAGCTACAGGGGCTACACCTGGCCctactccgagaaggtcgatgACTCCCCCGAAG GAGATTCCAAGGAGACATTTTATATTGGCCCAATAATGGATGATGAAAAATTGGAGAATGACATTAATCAGTGGCCTTCTAAAG AACTCTTCCCTTCCTGGAAAAAGACAATGCAATCATACCATGCAGATGCATT GGCTACAGGCAAAAGAATATTGTCCCTAATTGCTTTGAGTTTGGACCTTGATGCTGAATTCTTTCACAAGAATGGCGCATTTGAACCCCCTTCAGCATTTATTCGATTATTACACTATGCAG GTGACGTAAATTGTCCAGACAACAAAGAAATTATTGGTGCAGCAGCGCACACAGATTATGGAATGCTAACCCTTTTAGCAACAGATGGAACACCTGGCTTGCAG ATATGCAGAGAAAAAGATAGACATCCTCAGATCTGGGAAGATATTCACCATATTGACGG GTCCCTTATTGTTAATATTGGCGATTTGTTAGAAAGGTGGACTAATTGTGTTTTCAG ATCTACATTACATCGTGTTGTCCCTGTCGGTAAAGAGAGATACTCT GTTGCTTTCTTCATTGATCCAAGCCCGAATCTAGTGGTGAAATGCATGGAAAGCTGTTGCAGTGAGGCATATCCATCAAG GTTTGCACCTATCAAGAGTGGTGACTACATTGAAGAGAAATTAAGCTCGGTATACAAATTGGCAACCAGTTAA